In Streptomyces sp. NBC_00483, a single window of DNA contains:
- a CDS encoding dihydrodipicolinate synthase family protein, which produces MTHHLAPGVWGVVATPFTGPSLDVDEASLARLVRHYAGIGTSGLTVLGVFGEAARLDAAERGRVLDTVVAAVDLPLVVGVTALSTAPAVEEAAQIRAALGDRLAALMVQVNSPRPDVVGEHLQAVHKATGAPIVVQDYPVSSGVRITTPDLVTVVRELPAAAAVKAEAPPTPAAVAALTEALDVPVFGGLGGLGLLDELAAGAAGAMTGFSCPEGLLACVEAYRVGGYETARAAYEPYLPLVNFEAQAGIGLAVRKEAIRRRGLIEGSGVRPPAPTMPVALHAQLDRHLTATPGALPSEKEAR; this is translated from the coding sequence ATGACACATCACCTCGCGCCCGGTGTCTGGGGCGTGGTGGCCACCCCGTTCACGGGCCCTTCGCTCGACGTCGACGAGGCCTCGCTGGCCCGTCTCGTGCGCCACTACGCGGGCATCGGCACGAGCGGCCTCACCGTGCTCGGCGTCTTCGGCGAGGCGGCCCGGCTCGACGCCGCCGAACGCGGCCGGGTCCTCGACACCGTGGTCGCCGCGGTGGACCTGCCTCTCGTCGTCGGTGTCACCGCGCTGTCCACGGCACCCGCCGTGGAGGAGGCCGCGCAGATCCGCGCGGCGCTCGGCGACCGGCTCGCCGCGCTCATGGTGCAGGTCAACTCGCCGCGCCCGGACGTGGTCGGCGAGCATCTTCAGGCCGTCCACAAGGCGACAGGCGCGCCGATCGTGGTGCAGGACTACCCGGTGAGCAGCGGCGTGCGGATCACGACGCCGGATCTCGTCACCGTCGTACGGGAGTTGCCGGCGGCGGCGGCCGTCAAGGCGGAGGCGCCGCCCACGCCCGCCGCCGTGGCCGCGCTGACCGAGGCCCTCGACGTGCCGGTCTTCGGCGGCCTCGGCGGACTCGGCCTGCTCGACGAGCTCGCGGCGGGAGCGGCCGGCGCCATGACCGGATTCTCCTGCCCCGAGGGCCTGTTGGCCTGTGTCGAGGCGTATCGCGTCGGTGGCTACGAGACGGCTCGCGCGGCCTACGAGCCGTATCTTCCGCTCGTCAATTTCGAGGCGCAGGCGGGTATCGGCCTGGCCGTCCGCAAGGAGGCGATACGCCGCCGCGGCCTGATCGAGGGGTCCGGGGTGCGGCCGCCGGCGCCGACCATGCCGGTGGCGCTCCACGCACAGCTGGACCGGCATCTGACGGCCACACCAGGCGCGTTGCCCTCGGAGAAGGAGGCCCGCTGA